The region TTTAACTGCTGTTCCATGTCTTGTCTATATTGCTGTTCCCTTTCTTCCATTTGAGATGTCAGTTGCTTCCTAATAGAAACAATTTTTTGTTCAGCCTTTTTTTTCAGGTCTCCTATTTTAGCAGTGGTTTCTGAAGTAAGCCTCTCTTCCAAAGACTTTAATTCTTCCTCTTTGCTTTTCATTAAAGCCACTTTTGTTTCTTCAAATTCTTTTGATTTTCCCCCAAGGTCAACTTCCATGGTCtgcattttcttttgaaaaagtaGTACTTCTTGTTCCATCTCCTTAAGCATTTTATCCTTTTGAATAACTGCCACCCGAGTTTGTTGAAGCTCTTGTGCCAGCTCTTTTTGCTCATTGTTCTGCTCATTGTGCCTTTTGAGTTCATCCATTAAGGAAtcattttctgctgttttccGAGTGATGTGTTCTTCAAGCTCAGCAATTCTTGCTGTATGGATTTTTAACTCGGCTACCAAATCAGACTCTTGTTTTTCTCTTCCAATCTGCTTTTGTTCCAGTAAGCCTTTCAAATGCTCTATGTGCTTGGTTTGCTTATCACAAACTTCCTTCATTTTATTCAATTCCTCTTCTTTTTCAATAGCATGGTTATTACCGAGTTCAACTTTGTTTTGTAATTCTTTAATCGTGTTATGATTCTGTGTAAATCTTGACTGGGCTTTCTTCTTCCACTCCGACAACTTGTTCATCCAGTGGTCTACCTGTTCAAGAGCAGTTGCTTTTTCTTGACTCAGTGTTTCAATTCTGGAAGACAATTCTTGCACCTCATTCAACAGCTGAAGTCGATTTTCTTTGTGTTGCTTGTTTAACAGAGTTGTGGCAGCATCTTTTTCAGATTTGTCGATTTCAAGCTGACTGACAAGCTTGTTAAGATCAGTGATGTTTGCCTTCTTTTCATTTAGCTCCTTCTTCAGAGAAGTGACAGCATTAATATGCTCAGACAATTCTTTCTTCAATTGTGTGATGAAAGTTTCTTTCTCTGTTGCTGCTTCCTGCTGGTGTCCTCCTTCTTTTTGCAATTGCTCTTTTTCTGTTTCGAGTCTGTCAACATCCACTTTCATAGACATTATCAAGTTTTCCTTTTCTTGCAAGTGTTGTTTTGATTCTTTGAAACAGTGGGTTAAAGTATCATGACTCTCTCTTATTTGTTTAAGTTGAGCTTCTAGGTCAGGAATTTTAGTGATTTTAATTAATAttgtttctttaatttttgttGTGCAATTGTGACAGTGTACAACTCTAGAAATTGCAGAAGAAattttttcattgcatttctcAAGCAGTTCAGCGATTTTTACTTCTAGGAAAGATTCTGCTTTCTGCTGGTAACCCTCTAGTTGTGTAGCTATATCCCTTGCAAGCTTCTCAAATTCCACTTTTTTTTGTTGAAGCTCCAAGTGTTTGTCCTCCAGTTTTTTCTCATAATCTTCACACTCTTTAGAATGTGACAATTTGAGAGCCTTGAGTTGTTCATCATATGTTTTCAACTTCTCTGCCAGCTCACCAACTTTGTTATTCTCTTTTTCTCCTACTGCTTTTACTTCACTTAGCTGTTCCTGGACTTCTATCTTCTCCTTCAGAGACAAACTAAGGTCATCCTCTAGTTTCtcaagttgctttttaaaatcagtttctCTTTGCGTCAAAACAGTGACTTGAGCTAATGTTTGCTGTAGCTGTTCTTGCAACTCATTCAACAATTTGTCCCTCTCTGTCTGTTCATTCTTTAACCGAGTAATATCTGCATTTCTGTCCTCCCTTTCAACACTGAAGGTGGCCAGTTTCTGTTTCAGGTCTCCTACTTCTTGATCTTTTTCTTGCAATTCCATTTCATGCTTTTCTCCAAGTTCTTCAGCCAGCTGACTCAGCTTCTTCTCCCACATTTGGACAACTTCTTCTAGTTCTTGTTTGTGAGCTTCAAGCAGGCTTTCTAGTTGTTCTTTCTGATTCTTCTCCAGTTTTGATACAGCATCATCAATTCCTGTTGAACTGGCATGGGCCATTTCCAACATTTTTAAATTGAATTGCTTCTCTTTCTGACTAAATTCCAACTGTTTATTCTCCATCTCCTTTTTGAGTTTTGCTTCCTGCTCTGAAAGTTTCTTCTTGAATCTctcctgcatttcctttcctttttctttaacttTCTCCATTTGGGTCTCTTGTTGCTTAAATTTAATTTCATATTCACTCTTTAAAGCGCTAATTTCTGCCTCTTTGGCTGATAGCTGCTGTCCAACTTTCTCAATTTGTTGATTCAATAGCCCCTTTGTTTGCTCAAGCTCATTTTCCTTGTCAGTAAAATGACTCTTTGCCTGATTTACCTCTTCTCTGAGATCTCTTAACTGTGATTCATGCTGTTCTGTCAGAGATGACACTTTCtgcatattttctttcttttgctcatCAAGTTCACATTTCAGATCATGTACGTCAGATATCCGAAACTTTAATTCAGCTTTGAGTTCATTCAGTTCAGCTTCGGTTTTTACAATCTGTTCACCAAGACGTGATTTTTCAGCTTCCACATTTACCAGCTTTTGCTGCAAATCTATTAACTTTTGCTCATAAATGCTTGCTTGTTCTCTGGCCATGTTCTCATTGGACTGAAAAaggccatctagttcagtagACTTTTCTTTGCATTCAATTtcagcctttccaagagattcCTTCAGTGTTTTCAAATGCTCTTCCAATTCCACTTggcatttctctttttcttccaagAGTAGCTTGAGTTGACTAATTTCATCTTTGAATGTTTTCTCCATGACTTCCTTATCTTTAAAGATAGTTTTAACTTGTTCCTTATGATGATTCTTCTCTTGCTCCAGCTTTGCCTCAAACTCTAGCTTTGCTTTATCTGCATCATCTTTTAATTTCGACAAACACTGTTCAAGATCTTGACGAATTTTTAGTGTGTCTGATAACTCAGAAGAGAGTGCTTCTAGCTCAGTTTGTTTCACATCAAGCTTTTCTAAAGTTTTTTCATTCATCTCTTCTATATGGCCATGAAATTgagtctctttctctttcaataCTTTAGTCACTTCATCAAGCTGCATTTTCAATTTCTCCATTTCCGACTGCTTCTGCAGTGTTAATGTATCAAGTTTTTCTGTCCAAACTTGTTGTTCTTGCCGTTTCACATCCTCAAGTTCTTCTCTATGTTTTTCAACCATGGCAGTGATTTCTTTATTGTGCCTGTTCTTTTCTGATTCTATTTGAGCAGTCAGTTCCTCCAACTGGTTGTCATTCTGCGAACACTTTGGAAGGGAACTTTCCAATTCTAGAATTCTCTGTTTAAAAGATTGGTTGAAAAATATCATCAATCCCTTTTTCTGTGACTGACTTCTACTTGAAGATAAATACTTCAATGAAATTATTACTATGAGCTATACATTTCAAAACATTATGACATAATCCATCCAAAATTAAGTACTTTCAAATCCCATTGATGGGAATGTTAAACATATGCTCCGCTGCCTCCCATTTTAATCAATAGAACTCCAAAGTACTGAACTTTGGCTGGATCGCACCCTCAATAAGTGCCAATTTTATATAGCCTTGATGTACAGAAGGAGAATGGGGAAATATTACTGGACCCAAAGCTGAGGAAAACTTCCAGAACTACTACATACTTTTTCTCATTAAAGTGGAATAAAGATACAAGAGCAAGGGGGTTCTCAAATTCCATCACAATGAATAATAACAAGAACAATTTGAATCTTCAAAGTATGACTAAGATAAGAAAGTCCTTAACAAAATATTTCCTCAAAAGAGCTAACTTTGGCGTTAGACTGAGCCAGTGATGGTCAGTTAAGTACCACAATGCAGTATTTGGCTCTTTCCTCCCATCTCCCTGTAAAATCACCCACAATTGTACATAAAGGCATAAGAGGCATGACATTATCGACTGCACAGGATGCCTGACAGATTAAAATCAGCACAACAGACTTACACAATGCTTTTGACATTATGTCTCCACATGGCCTAGGGCACACGTACCTTGGTTACAAGGTACAGTATACAGGTTCTAGGAACTAAGTGACTGGCTACTCTTGAATTAGAGGGGAAAGGTCACAATCACCTACCGAAGCATTTAAAGCTCCTGGAAAAGGGCACCAAACAAAGCAGTAGCTTGTACAAAAAGAAAGTTGTGTACCTGACTCCCAAACATGAATCCTGATAATTAATGTAATGTAAGGATGTATATCATATGCCTCCTATGTTGTTTCTATGACCACCAAGGGATGTGGAAGAGGAAGGCAAGGAAAGATGCAACAGGGGAATATGAGGTTAGGTtattctcctcctgctgcaacatATCTATTTAGAGACACTATGTTAGGCTCAAATCACAGTTTCTGCCCCCTTTGTTGTCTGCCTCAACTGATTTCACAATCTTTCTCATGAATcgcattgtgtttttaaaattataaattatgttgggagtcgcccagagtggctggggcaacccaatcagatgggtggcatataaataataaaatgtaaataataataataataataataataataataataataataaacagccaTGTCCTTTGGGGCCAagcaccctccccaaatttctCCCATTAGACGCAATTGTAGGTATGTATACCCCTCATATGCAGTTTACattttaggtttgtgcaataTAAAAAAGCAGTCAAATGTTCCAAATCTTTTACTCACGGTTTTGAAGGTTTCTATTTCTTGCTGCATGTCCTCTAGTTTTTTGTCACATTCCAACTGAATTGCTTTTTTCTGCAATTCCAGTTCTTCTAGGGCTAACGATTCCTGTTGTTCTTTTTCTTGTGTAGTCTGTAGGTGTTCACTCCGGCACTTTTCCTGTTTCAAGAattatgacttttttaaaaaagaaagtaccATAAAGTCACTGATCTATCAGCAGCACTAGGAGTATTAGCTACTTTAAAATTCTTgctcatacatttttttaaaaaaagtggataTCACACAAACCAATTAAAAATCCATGAAGAACCTTATAATTTTCTATTTTTCATGTAACTGTAAAGAATCTGAAAGTGAAGTTTCTGTGTGCAGAAAACGAAGAAATAGCAGCAATAATTTAGATTTAGAATTACTCTATTAGTCCTTATCTAACCTTACATATGTGCATGGCCAACAGTAAcagggtctaaggcaggcatgtcaaacttgcggccctccagatgttttgtactacaattcccatcttccccaaccactggtcctgctagctagggatcatgggagttgtaggccaaaacatctggagggccgcatgtttgacatgcctggtctaagggaAAAGCTCCCATGTCAAAACTCTGTAACCTTTCCTCAGCATAATTCCCTGACTCTACCTATCCATCCATAGGGATGCAAGCACATTTGTTCCATGGTATACAGGGAGCCTTCAACCAAACACAGCTTACTAATAATATGTGCATTTGCAAACACTTGAGTAAAGGTGAAAAAAGACTGCTTTTTCAGTTACACAACACAATGAAATATGGACAAGTTCTGTCTGGAAACTCTTATCTGGAAACCCACTTCCATACATTATGTTTCAGGTATATGTTTAAACCAAGCAAACTacctaaaagggggtgggggagaaagaaaaaggaagcatttAGAACAGATAGGCAAACTCTCCAAAACGTGTCAAAAGTTCAGAAGTTCCTCTTTATGTaatgtctagaacaggcatccccaaacttcggccctccggatgtttaggactacaattcccatcatccctgaccactggtcctgttagctagggatcatgggagttgtaggccaaaacatctggagggccacagtttggaggtgcctggtctagaacatcTAGGATTGGTTGCTGTAATGCACTGCATGTGCAGTTACCCTTGAAAACTATTAAAAAACTGGAGTTTGTTCAAAGTACACAATGTCCTGACTATTGAACTGGGACAAATCAGTAGTTATCCCGTCAATACTGAAAGCACTAGCTTCTTGCTAGCTTCCAAGCACAACTGAAAATACTAGTGCTCATCTTTAAAGCCTTCTAGAGTTTAGGACACTGGTCCCATACCAATTTCTCAGTATATCGAGGTCATTTTTGGAGGCTCTCCTCCAAGCGCCCCAACTTTCTGAGGTAAGAAAGGCGatgaccttctcagtggtgggaTCCCATTTGTAGAATTCCTCTCCTACGGAGGCCTACCATTTACTTACATTGTTATCCTTTTGACACCAGGCACCAACATTCTATTCTCCCaaactttttaatgcatttttgtgtttttgattAACATGAActtactgcattttattttagaaattgcTGAAGGGTGgtgtgcatatatgtatatattttaaataaataggtGTTATTATTCCCTTGGTCTGTAGATTCCCAGATATACATCCAAATGCATCTTTATGCACCAAGTTCCCCTATTCATACTTAGCTTTATTCATCATCACAAACACACGTATACACACACCAGACCCATCTGGCTCTTAAGAGACACTTACAAGAGCTGTTTTCATTTGTTCCTGAAACGCCTGGTCTTGAGCCCGTAATCTATCATTTAATATCTGTTCTTTGCTAGCCAATTCCCTTTTATGTAACTTTTCTAGTTCGGTAATCCGTTCTTCTGAAGATTTCTGCAAATTTGAAAGGCACACGTCTGATGTTACCCAAGAAACAAAGGTGCTTCTATATTATTGATCAAAGAGAAgtgaaataaagaacaaaaatgtgACTAGACAGATTGCTTTCTTGCAAGAAATGCTATTTGGtgctgaaaaaataaaaaaaagatccaAAAGGGTTCCAGTTCACATCTGCAATTCTATATACATTTACTAAGGAATAAGTCCCATTCACCTCAAAGAGGCAGAAAATTGCACTATGAATGACTCACATCTTCCCATTCAGTTCTTAATAGGCCTTCAAGAGTACAATTCTAattatgcttactcagaagtcccactgaatccaATGAGCCTTACTTCAAAGAATACATGCATAGAACGACAGccaaacagtgcaatcctattaatatttactcagaagtaacagaTGCATACAATAGAGTTAACTCCCAGAtaagtatgtacagtggtacctctacttatgaataactctacttacgaatgtttctacttacgaatggagctccgtccgccatcttggatgcggtttagataggatttttttctacttacgaatttttagatagggttttttctacttacaaatttttttctcccaatgcattcctatgggattcgacttacaattttttttgacttacaaatgtgcattcggaacgcattaaattcgtaagtagaggtaccactgtatagcattacAACCTTAGTCATATATTTCTGAGTGTTGCCTAGCAGCCAGGTTCAACACAATACTACAGAATCCATATACCCTTTCTTCCTTACAGAGATTCAAGCAATTCAATTTAGGAGAAAGCAGCAGAGAAAGTAGCATGATTAAAGCAGCAGAGAAAGTAGCACGATTAAACTCACAAATTCTTTTGTGTGTAAATCAAGGCTTTAATGGAACAGTGTAAAGCTGCAGGACTGATTTATTATCAGATACTTAGTATACTGCACTTTTATTCAGGCACACCCCAACAAGGGGAGATTGAACTCTGCCACTATTAACATGATATATTCTGATTTCAAAGTGAATTGTTACCTTATCTCTGCAGTTTACTTTACAGAAGATTTAGCCATTTACCTTCATAATATTAACCACCTCCTGCTTCACCCTTGTTAATTCCTGTTGGAGGCTCACACGCTCTTCCTCGCTTGCCTTTTCTACAGCCTTGATCCTTTCATCCATTTCTGCTTGCAGTTTCTTGCGTGCTTCTTCAGTCCTTTGGGCTGCACTGAGAGCCTTCTCAAGCTCTTCAAATGctgcagaaaacaagaaaaagaagaggtTATATGTATGGTTTAACATCGCAGAAACTCTAGACAAAGTAAAATTACCATATGTAGGCCATAGTCTCACTGAATAACCTAGCTAAAGAGAAATCATGAAGTCAGCCTGGAAAGGCAAACATTTAGTATCATGTCAACAAAATAAAACTCAGAAATCAAGGGACTAGGCTCTGCTTCCTGCTTGGTGTCAAACCTCTCAACCCTTAAAATAAATTGAACAATAATATTGTATAGAAGAGCTAATTCAAAAGAAATTCCCTTTTCACTCGACTGCATAGCAATTCTCAGGAGTCTATAAGAATGTCTGGAATGCCTGCACTCATGTAATCTTAAGAGCAGCTTCTTTGCATTAGAACCGTGAATAACTATACTGCCATTTAACTTTAATACAGTTTCTTTAAACTTTATTACAGCTCAATTGATGTCCTTGTTTTAGCTCTCTAGAAGACAGGTCAGAACACATTTCACCTGCAAATAACACTAAATCTAACCATGGCTAAGTGAGAACAACCAATGTTGGTGCACAAAGCAAAAATCACAGCCACTTCGTTCCTCCTCTGAGCCTCTTGCAGTACCAGAATCCAAGTCATGGTTTGCTTTGGCATTACCTGCAAATCCGAGCCAGGGTTTGTCGTCTCCAAACAAACAACGAGTGATAAGCAAATAGTTTAtttggagtgagacaaaccataAGCCTGGATTCACAAAAAATGCTAAGCCAAATGGTGATTTAGCTCTCAGTATTACCGCAGTAACAGGATGGAAGCAAAACAGCTGATCTTTTTGCTTTGTGCATCGGCAAGCTTGCTCATGTCAACCTAAGCCAGAGTTTGGCATAGTGTTATATGTGAACCAAGTCTGGGCAGTTCATAATTAATATTGCAACTTGCTGATTATTTACAATGCATATGACTATATGCTGGTATCGTCTTAGTCTTCCTTTTATGCAAATTTAGTTGTTGTCTTAGCTGCCTTGATTTTTTAAGATAGAAAAGTGGAATGACGATTATTTTAAATAcatgaaaaaataattttaaaattaaaaaatgttatgACTGAATGATATGACTGAAGAATTTTatatcaatgttgttgttttggcaTAGTAAAATCCTCAAGGagtgaaaaaaaaatcaggttgcCACATTAGTTAAATTgttaaaaaagcaatttacatTCCTCTACATGGGGGGACTCTTCCATAAAGACACTTTGCAATAGAAAAATGATGCCGTTAACTCCCTTTATGAAGCCTCTACCACATTAGCATGAGATTTGGCCACATGTGCCTTCCAGCACAGTTTAGAATGTATTTATCAATCTCAttgtactgaaatgtatgtgcattGTAATTCAGCACAAAGTATTTACATACATAGATAAAAATATACTTGTACGATAGTAACGGACAAATTTAGGAACTGCCATATAATCCAAACATTAACactactttattttaaaatatggcaccgcccatcttctctctcttttagtgAATTATCTATATGCAGTAGCATTGCCTGTTACTGGGCTATGGTTGCAAATGTCTAGCGCAGTGTCACAACATTGTCAAGGCTGCATACTTGggtgtaagctccactgaattcagtgggtcttactacTGAGTAGACACTCATAGGATTGTGCTAAATTTTATAAGGGGAAAGTGAAATGATTCAACATGAGAATGCTATTTTGGGTGGCAGCAGCATGTCAACTGCAACACACACTTTTCCCCTTAAGCTCTGATGGAGGATGAACAATGAAATCTCATAGTGCAATAAATCAGAATTTAATATGTCTAAAGATGTCAAACTTTCTAAAAGGCAGAGTTCATAAATGCACaggccatttttatttatttatttttagctttttGAAATGTAAAGTGGgtgaaaaagaaacacacattcaGGCCCACAGGCAAGAAGAACAGAAACTTTCCAGTAAAGACTAGGAATGACTACTCAAATGCAGAAACCCAGCAACATGCAGCTGCATTACCATAAATACAAACACACGACACCAGGAAGAAAGCTAGGCAAGCATGAAAACACAAGGAAGCAGCACTTCACAGAAACACATTCTGTTCTCTAAAAGTAAAATTTTATGCATCTCAGGCATCCTAACATAAGCAGAAACACAACATTACTATTTGAGGTAGCTAATTCTAATACAAGGGGCAGGTAGGTGCCAGCTAGCTGCAAATGATTGTGTATACTCATGAAGTTACACAAGTGTCCATGTTCACCTTTTACTCACTCAGTGAGTCTCTGGTTAAACCAAAGCTATAAAACCAAATTGTAAAACAGAGGTGGGTTTCCGTCCCCACTATACTAGCATAGCTGTTTCAAAGAAATCAATGTGCAAGCATATTCTGCAATTTGCACTTGACAAGAAATCtaagcaagagctgtttgacagtggaatggggtacttccaaagttgatgggctcccccttcattggaggtttttaaacagaggttggatggcaatttGTCAatgattatttagctgtgattccggGCATTGCAcaaggttggacaagatgacgcTTTGgttcccatccaactctacaattctaggtttCTATGAATCTAAGTACACAATGATAAATCACTTCCACTGAACTGATCACATTGTAGCTTTCACTATCCTGAGGCAAACATGAATGTTTCTCAAGGCAAATGCTGAAGGCATTCCTAAGCAATGCCACCAATGCAATTGAAACTACGAGCCACAAACAATAGATGAGATGGTAAGCCAGAGTTCTTGACTGTGCtccttcagactgcaggtgagaacagcagtggtttttttaaaaaaaattaaaagatgtaCTTTTAATTTAACTACACTTGGTCCTTATTGCAATCAATGAAAAGGGTTAGTCACAACCCAAGTCCCATTAGTTCAACAGGAAATAGTCCTTATTGAAATTGCTACAAAAAGTTAAGTACAACTACCTCTCAGACTAAATCCAAACCACTGACTTCAGTAGGGAAAAAAAACCTCACTGCCCCTCTCTCCACAGTAGAAAGCTGTGCAGTGGAAACCCATGCTTATCACCTAATCTGCTGTTTGTGAAAACTgtcatcactttttaaaaggagttTGTGATAAGGAAGAGGAGTGAAAGGAAGGGTTGAGCTTCACCTGAGCTAGCAAGCTTACATTCATATTctcaaaaatgcattttgtggGTTTCCACAAAATGGTCTATGAAATAATCAGCTATAGAAGAATGGTATCTTTTACTGGTCCAACTCTGTTTTAAAGCAAGTTATCAAGCTGTTGAACACAAGCTGAGCACACAGGTTCTCCATCAGTCATAGGGGATTTAAGATAAAGTATAAATTATCTGTTTTAATACATGAAAGCCTAGCTTCTCACCTTGCACTAACAAATAAAGATTCAGAGAAAGTTCAATTGACTTTTGCTGGACAAAGAGATAGCTCATGGCTCAGAGTGTTTCAGTGGAAAATATCACATTTGACTACGCTCTGTGGGATTCTAAGGGATAAAAGAAACACTACCAGGCTGCAGAATGTTGGCAATTGAAttgatgttgtgtcaaaaaagATGAAGGCAGCAATATACAAGAGTGTGTTGCATCATTATGAGCCACAGAGTGGTATTCTGTGAAATCAACAGCATATCCTTTTTCTCTACTGGAACTGGTGAAGGAAAATGATGAGCACAAtttgcaattatttttaaaacactcttcattttttttaaaaaaagttaagtgCCAGCCATAAGCCAACTCCTTGCTTTTGCTCTGATGAAATACCTAGGTGTGGTTCAAAAGCTTGCAACAAATTTTCATAAACAACTAGAGTTGGTGCAATAAAAGCTATCTTTACCTCTTTCTTTTAAGTCTTTCATGCCATATTAACTGATGTCTTCAACTTATGGCGCTATCTAGTGGTGaaagcaggagaaagcagcaTGGAACCAAATTATGCAGACTAGGAAATACTCATTTAGTCTGTTTCAACAAGTATGCAAGAAATGGAAGCGCAGAACTGTAACAAAAAAAATCATCTAGTCAAAACAACATTCTCTTACATTTAGGCAACCTGCACCAATAATGATTTTGAATAAGCACCTGAATATATAAAAGAGTTTCTTGTCTATGAATGAAACAGCTTTTATGCAAAGAAGGAAAACAATTACAAGGATTTATTTGAAATGGTTGTTTTACATGGCCAAACACTGGCGAACCCTCACAATGTTTTGTGCGGAATATTTAATACTGGTATAATGCTGAAGTTTGAATTATGAGAAATTAATGTACAAGTTATTATAACATAACCGATTTCCAAGAGCTGTAAACAAATATTCTAAAGCGTTAAAGAGATTTAATTGCATTGAACTGAAGGCACTCACTTTAGGTATTGCCTGAGAAGCACAGAATTTACTTTCTAAAGCCCTCTGCAAGCAGCAGTTGAGTGATATTAAGTAAGAGATCCCTTACCCCAATCCTGTTCATACAAGGCTTGGGAAAGGCACCATGATTCACTTATTGGCATGTGTGGATGCACAAAAATAAGATGCTTAGTGAGATTTTAACACAATACTTTCATTATTACAGAATGAAAAGCTGCAATAATAAACTGACATGGACTGAACTGttatggttttatttcatttagtttcaAAGTTTAGCATTCCAagcatattttattatatatatttattacaaGACCTGTTGCAATGACTTGTCCATCACATTTGAACACTGGTAACGCAATCCTACCTACTGACtcacaaaaatcaaaataagtAGGACTGTGGCTTAAAGCAGTATCTTTGTGTCTCTCAACAACTTAGAAATACAAGCATATCAAATATTACCTATCCTTAATATTAAATAGATGTAATAACTATGTAAAGTATTATCTAACGTTTTATATCAAAACGAAAAATTTGTAAAAGCTAACATTTTGCATTTCGTTCTGTTTATCTGCCATTTTCCCCACAATAAACTATTTCTGTTTAACAAGTGAGAAGAGAAGTGAGAAGAGATAGGATGTTGGATGTGTGGAGTGACTAAGAACACAGAAAATACAGGCATAAAACTGCACTGCTGCAAACATGAGCCATCCTCATGGCTGCACATTATCTCCTCCCATGAGCAATTTCTCCTGCGCTAtcaatacagtggacgcttgggttgcaaacgtgatccatgtgggaggcacgtttgcaatccgcagcgttcgcaacccacaggtTGTGATTTGGTGTTTTTGCAC is a window of Zootoca vivipara chromosome 12, rZooViv1.1, whole genome shotgun sequence DNA encoding:
- the GOLGA4 gene encoding golgin subfamily A member 4 isoform X4, translating into MFKKLKQKISEEQQAPAPAATRSPGGRGPGLAQGSSASSPSTSRSRTSSLEEQNDEGTLIPNRENVSKQATPSTNNNESEPSSPQPSDVQSFAQKIQIRVPSMESLFRSPLKETLFRSSSKESLVRTSSRDSLNKLDFDSPGPTFDPPSDVESEAEELPGNVDSLPKEQLLQRLRRMERSLGSYRGKYSELVTAYQAVQREKKKLQGILSQSQDKALRRIGELREELQMDQQAKKHLQEEFDASLEEKDQLISVLQTQVSLLKQRLQNGQISIELPDPNVQTQPQVQSPTEDLNTENAVQPESPGGDGDSAKTLEALTQRVKRQENLLHRCKETIRSYKERSAQLTNEKEALQEQLDERLQELEKIKDLHMAEKTKLITQLRDAKNLIEQLEQDKGMVIAETKRQMHETLEMKEEEIAQLRTRVKQVVMQGEELKEQKEKSEKAAFEELEKALSAAQRTEEARKKLQAEMDERIKAVEKASEEERVSLQQELTRVKQEVVNIMKEKCRSEHLQTTQEKEQQESLALEELELQKKAIQLECDKKLEDMQQEIETFKTRILELESSLPKCSQNDNQLEELTAQIESEKNRHNKEITAMVEKHREELEDVKRQEQQVWTEKLDTLTLQKQSEMEKLKMQLDEVTKVLKEKETQFHGHIEEMNEKTLEKLDVKQTELEALSSELSDTLKIRQDLEQCLSKLKDDADKAKLEFEAKLEQEKNHHKEQVKTIFKDKEVMEKTFKDEISQLKLLLEEKEKCQVELEEHLKTLKESLGKAEIECKEKSTELDGLFQSNENMAREQASIYEQKLIDLQQKLVNVEAEKSRLGEQIVKTEAELNELKAELKFRISDVHDLKCELDEQKKENMQKVSSLTEQHESQLRDLREEVNQAKSHFTDKENELEQTKGLLNQQIEKVGQQLSAKEAEISALKSEYEIKFKQQETQMEKVKEKGKEMQERFKKKLSEQEAKLKKEMENKQLEFSQKEKQFNLKMLEMAHASSTGIDDAVSKLEKNQKEQLESLLEAHKQELEEVVQMWEKKLSQLAEELGEKHEMELQEKDQEVGDLKQKLATFSVEREDRNADITRLKNEQTERDKLLNELQEQLQQTLAQVTVLTQRETDFKKQLEKLEDDLSLSLKEKIEVQEQLSEVKAVGEKENNKVGELAEKLKTYDEQLKALKLSHSKECEDYEKKLEDKHLELQQKKVEFEKLARDIATQLEGYQQKAESFLEVKIAELLEKCNEKISSAISRVVHCHNCTTKIKETILIKITKIPDLEAQLKQIRESHDTLTHCFKESKQHLQEKENLIMSMKVDVDRLETEKEQLQKEGGHQQEAATEKETFITQLKKELSEHINAVTSLKKELNEKKANITDLNKLVSQLEIDKSEKDAATTLLNKQHKENRLQLLNEVQELSSRIETLSQEKATALEQVDHWMNKLSEWKKKAQSRFTQNHNTIKELQNKVELGNNHAIEKEEELNKMKEVCDKQTKHIEHLKGLLEQKQIGREKQESDLVAELKIHTARIAELEEHITRKTAENDSLMDELKRHNEQNNEQKELAQELQQTRVAVIQKDKMLKEMEQEVLLFQKKMQTMEVDLGGKSKEFEETKVALMKSKEEELKSLEERLTSETTAKIGDLKKKAEQKIVSIRKQLTSQMEEREQQYRQDMEQQLKQKLQDKEDKITYLEDKIRSINSELEKEMIQKVETIKVSTEQDKVCALGNMQQMYELKIDGLQKDLLEKERQLKKYDEEQKASSVSKLEAQYQQEELCKKEQEDHWLIEKLQQTLEEQIKKHAAIQEELKTKEQKEQNMEDMIKDLQEKLQEKEGERQTLQQKMHSLDEALTKERELNRIEMGATISKHDENLQGLQQQLEERNGLIKDLKESTEEKSRSVLELQKLLDDLHIEQKDLQAKVEETEREKQKLAKDVSRLQKDLRILRKEHQQELEIMKKESVEEMEQKIKYEQEDIELKHNSTLKQLMREFNTQMAQKDQEIETAIKETISKAQEVESELIESHHAEITQLHKKLLGKDDDLQRTVKKYEEILETREEEMSEKVNELQNQLEKLQEEYKQRLADEESWNSGEVTIAELQAQLAQKTTLVSDSKLKEQEFIEQIHTLQDQLKNYEKNMYVTTVASPYRDGNLCHSDVSLFGEPTEFEYLRKVLFEYMMGRETKTMAKVITSVLKFPADQAQKILDREDARALFTSPRSGIF